A stretch of the Polaribacter pacificus genome encodes the following:
- a CDS encoding DUF4293 domain-containing protein, which yields MIQRIQSVYLFLAALVSGGLIYVFNLWTLKTGVQVMAFDLLSNESILLKTIPFSYLLSALLSFIAIFIFKNRQLQFVLGRLNMLINLYLLGVLIYVSQTISGEMSISEKGIGMFIPTIAVLLLVMANRAIKKDEDLVKSVDRLR from the coding sequence ATGATTCAACGAATACAAAGTGTATATTTATTTTTGGCAGCCCTTGTTTCTGGGGGCTTGATTTATGTGTTTAATTTATGGACTCTTAAAACAGGAGTTCAAGTTATGGCATTTGATTTATTGTCAAATGAGAGTATTTTATTAAAAACAATTCCATTTTCATATTTACTATCGGCCTTACTGTCTTTTATCGCTATTTTTATTTTTAAAAATAGACAACTACAATTTGTGTTAGGTAGATTGAATATGTTAATTAACTTATATTTATTAGGTGTGCTTATATATGTGTCACAAACTATATCTGGAGAAATGAGTATTTCGGAGAAGGGTATTGGGATGTTTATACCTACCATTGCAGTCTTGCTATTAGTTATGGCAAACAGAGCAATTAAGAAGGATGAAGATCTTGTAAAATCTGTTGATAGATTAAGGTAA